A window of the Gemmatirosa kalamazoonensis genome harbors these coding sequences:
- a CDS encoding glycerate kinase type-2 family protein, producing the protein MFSSALAAVHPGPVTAVTLDGIALPDPPGGVHLLAIGKGAHAMAGAAVEALARRGACPAGGVIVAATPGAPPHPALEAVVGDHPVPGPGSRAAADAVVRAAARVRPDDLAVVLLSGGASSLVGAPVPDVGPDELAALTGVLLGAGGDIALVNGVRRRVARWGAGRLAVALAPARVACLVLSDVPGYDAALVGSGPCAPDATPAADVIAQLEAIGAWARVPDGVRRRLERAARGEPDVPPADDDAFRRVRIELLADNDTAVRAAADAARAAGFHTVAHDERLAGEARALGAAIGATLRAAAESLPLGGRVVHVWGGEPAVTLGDAGPDARGGRMQELALAAAESIRGARVVLLAAGTDGRDGPTDAAGAIVDGDTWDRMLAAGRDPAADLAAHRSHAALDAAGALLRTGPTGTNVADLVIACVAAPEPTVSRSDAP; encoded by the coding sequence ATGTTCTCCTCCGCGCTCGCGGCCGTGCACCCCGGGCCGGTGACCGCCGTCACCCTCGATGGGATCGCGCTGCCCGACCCTCCGGGCGGCGTCCACCTCCTCGCGATCGGCAAGGGCGCGCACGCGATGGCCGGCGCGGCGGTGGAGGCGCTCGCGCGGCGCGGCGCCTGCCCGGCCGGCGGGGTGATCGTGGCGGCCACCCCGGGCGCGCCGCCCCATCCCGCGCTGGAGGCCGTCGTCGGCGACCACCCGGTGCCCGGTCCGGGCTCCCGCGCCGCGGCCGACGCCGTCGTCCGGGCAGCGGCACGGGTTCGTCCCGACGACCTCGCGGTCGTGCTGCTATCCGGCGGCGCGTCGAGCCTCGTCGGCGCACCGGTGCCGGACGTCGGCCCCGACGAGCTGGCGGCGCTCACCGGCGTGCTGCTCGGCGCCGGCGGCGACATCGCGCTCGTGAACGGCGTGCGCCGCCGCGTCGCGCGATGGGGCGCGGGACGTCTCGCCGTCGCGCTCGCCCCGGCGCGCGTCGCGTGCCTCGTGCTCTCGGACGTGCCGGGCTACGACGCGGCCCTCGTCGGGTCCGGACCATGCGCGCCCGACGCGACGCCCGCGGCCGACGTGATCGCACAGCTCGAGGCCATCGGCGCATGGGCGCGCGTGCCCGACGGCGTACGCCGACGCCTCGAGCGTGCCGCGCGCGGCGAGCCGGACGTGCCGCCGGCGGACGACGATGCGTTCCGCCGCGTGCGCATCGAGCTGCTCGCCGACAACGACACCGCGGTGCGCGCCGCCGCCGACGCCGCGCGCGCCGCTGGCTTTCACACCGTCGCGCACGACGAGCGCCTCGCGGGAGAGGCGCGCGCGCTCGGCGCGGCGATCGGCGCCACGCTGCGCGCCGCGGCCGAGTCGCTGCCGTTAGGCGGACGGGTCGTGCACGTGTGGGGTGGCGAGCCCGCGGTCACGCTCGGCGACGCGGGCCCCGATGCGCGCGGCGGACGCATGCAGGAGCTGGCGCTCGCGGCGGCCGAGTCGATTCGCGGCGCGCGCGTCGTGCTCCTCGCCGCGGGCACCGACGGGCGCGACGGCCCCACCGACGCGGCCGGTGCGATCGTGGACGGCGACACGTGGGATCGGATGCTGGCGGCGGGTCGCGATCCGGCGGCCGACCTCGCCGCACATCGCAGCCACGCGGCGCTCGACGCGGCCGGCGCGCTGCTGCGCACCGGACCCACGGGGACCAACGTGGCCGACCTCGTCATCGCATGCGTCGCGGCGCCGGAGCCGACCGTCTCGAGGAGCGACGCTCCATGA
- a CDS encoding carbon-nitrogen hydrolase, with amino-acid sequence MRASPFTIGIIQDHATDDEAANVARAVSLIREAAARGAQIVCLKELFNTPYFAKSTKVEHFDLAQPVPGPITDTMQALAKELAIVIIVPIFVRRAAGLYMNSAVVIDADGEILGVYDKMHIPHDPMFEEKYYFTPGDAHLDYHGEKGGAANGFKVWKTRYANVGVLVCWDQWYPEAARITALLGADVLFYPTAIGWHPAEKDTWGQAQVEAWRTAQRAHAIANGVYVASPNRVGFEPEPGTNGLEFFGHSFIADPFGRVVTEAGTDEAVLVHTCDPKLQEEVRRNWPFLRDRRVDAYQPILNRYIGASGLGTRDSGLGTR; translated from the coding sequence ATGCGAGCTTCTCCCTTCACGATCGGCATCATCCAGGATCACGCGACGGACGACGAGGCTGCGAACGTCGCGCGCGCCGTGTCGCTCATCCGCGAGGCCGCGGCCCGTGGCGCGCAGATCGTCTGCCTCAAGGAGCTGTTCAATACGCCCTACTTCGCGAAGTCGACGAAGGTGGAGCACTTCGACCTCGCGCAGCCGGTGCCGGGGCCGATCACCGACACGATGCAGGCGCTCGCGAAGGAGCTCGCGATCGTCATCATCGTGCCGATCTTCGTGCGGCGCGCCGCGGGGCTGTACATGAACTCCGCGGTCGTCATCGACGCCGACGGCGAGATCCTCGGCGTGTACGACAAGATGCACATCCCGCACGACCCGATGTTCGAGGAGAAGTACTACTTCACACCGGGCGACGCGCACCTCGACTACCACGGCGAGAAGGGCGGCGCCGCGAACGGCTTCAAGGTGTGGAAGACGCGCTACGCGAACGTGGGCGTGCTCGTGTGCTGGGACCAGTGGTATCCCGAGGCGGCGCGCATCACCGCGCTGTTAGGCGCCGACGTGCTGTTCTATCCCACCGCGATCGGGTGGCACCCGGCGGAGAAGGACACGTGGGGCCAGGCGCAGGTGGAGGCGTGGCGCACGGCGCAGCGCGCGCACGCCATCGCGAACGGCGTGTACGTGGCGTCGCCGAACCGCGTCGGCTTCGAGCCCGAGCCGGGCACGAACGGGCTCGAGTTCTTCGGCCACTCGTTCATCGCCGACCCGTTCGGCCGCGTGGTGACGGAGGCGGGGACGGACGAGGCGGTGCTCGTACACACGTGCGATCCGAAGCTGCAGGAGGAGGTGCGCCGCAACTGGCCGTTCCTGCGCGACCGCCGCGTCGACGCGTACCAGCCGATCCTCAACCGCTACATCGGTGCGTCGGGACTCGGGACTCGGGACTCGGGACTCGGGACTCGCTGA
- a CDS encoding agmatine deiminase family protein: MRDDLGSGEIGPTTRGLTSAFRRDPSPESRVPSPELRMPAEWEPHDATWIAWPHHEPDWPGKLGPIPWVYAEIVRALHRHEPVEILCHDDTVRDAAREALAAHGVVVNEPRPGAHRVRLHVAPNDRVWLRDSAPTGVLGADGRVTWANWAFNAWAKYDNYAHDALVGRAIADVTGLPRVEPQRPDGKGRLVLEGGGIETNGQGLLLVTEEWLLSDVQVRNPGLGREDYERAFREWLGIRQTIWLGEGCVGDDTHGHIDDIARFVAPDTVVLAHEEDPTDENHRRSLDNLHRLRLAGGTHGALRIVTLPFPRAVEMNGERLPASYANFYIGNGIVLVPTFNDRNDRVALNTLAGLFPQHDVVGIHAVDLVWGLGTLHCLTQQQPAGRGAR; encoded by the coding sequence ATGCGCGACGACCTCGGCTCCGGTGAGATCGGCCCCACTACTCGGGGCCTAACGAGCGCTTTCCGGCGGGACCCGAGTCCCGAGTCCCGAGTCCCGAGTCCCGAGCTACGCATGCCCGCGGAGTGGGAGCCGCACGACGCGACGTGGATCGCGTGGCCGCACCACGAGCCCGACTGGCCCGGGAAGCTCGGCCCCATTCCGTGGGTGTACGCCGAGATCGTGCGCGCGCTGCACCGCCACGAGCCGGTCGAGATCCTCTGCCACGACGACACCGTGCGCGACGCCGCGCGCGAGGCGCTCGCGGCGCACGGCGTGGTGGTGAACGAGCCCCGCCCCGGCGCGCACCGCGTGCGCCTCCACGTCGCGCCGAACGATCGCGTGTGGCTCCGCGACTCCGCGCCCACGGGGGTGCTCGGCGCCGACGGGCGAGTGACGTGGGCGAACTGGGCGTTCAACGCGTGGGCGAAGTACGACAACTACGCGCACGACGCGCTCGTCGGCCGCGCCATCGCCGACGTCACGGGGCTGCCGCGCGTCGAGCCGCAGCGTCCCGACGGCAAGGGGCGCCTCGTGCTCGAGGGCGGCGGCATCGAGACGAACGGCCAGGGGCTGCTGCTCGTCACCGAGGAGTGGCTGCTGAGCGACGTCCAGGTGCGCAACCCGGGACTCGGCCGCGAGGACTACGAGCGCGCGTTCCGCGAGTGGTTAGGCATCCGCCAGACGATCTGGCTCGGCGAGGGCTGCGTCGGCGACGACACGCACGGTCACATCGACGACATCGCGCGCTTCGTCGCGCCCGACACCGTCGTCCTCGCGCACGAGGAGGATCCGACCGACGAGAACCACCGCCGCTCGCTCGACAACCTGCACCGGCTGCGGCTCGCCGGCGGCACGCACGGGGCGCTCCGCATCGTCACGCTGCCCTTCCCGCGCGCGGTCGAGATGAACGGCGAACGGCTGCCGGCGAGCTACGCGAACTTCTACATCGGCAACGGCATCGTGCTCGTACCGACGTTCAACGATCGCAACGACCGCGTGGCGCTCAACACGCTCGCCGGGCTGTTCCCGCAGCACGACGTGGTGGGCATCCACGCCGTGGACCTCGTGTGGGGCCTCGGCACGCTGCACTGCCTGACGCAGCAGCAGCCGGCCGGACGCGGCGCGCGATGA
- a CDS encoding DUF2628 domain-containing protein yields MTEPPLPTWARPKPQGGAPAPGSALELQYETFIGPRWETYRRKFAPFFAEPRFQPTWNWSAALFSPIWFLYRKLYLPFVFFWIAPGMVFGLLWKGEPPKAADISANPELMRDFRLVLLGVQLAAMVLAGGTANYLLFRRARAAIMLAEQRAPDAETLELILTRLGRVNVTGVVVVVVMMAVAGLVMSTGSAP; encoded by the coding sequence ATGACGGAGCCACCGCTTCCCACCTGGGCGCGGCCGAAGCCGCAGGGCGGCGCGCCGGCGCCGGGGTCCGCGCTCGAGCTGCAGTACGAGACGTTCATCGGGCCGCGCTGGGAGACGTACCGCCGGAAGTTCGCCCCGTTCTTCGCGGAGCCGCGCTTCCAGCCGACGTGGAACTGGTCCGCGGCGCTGTTCTCGCCGATCTGGTTCCTGTACCGGAAGCTCTACCTGCCGTTCGTCTTCTTCTGGATCGCGCCCGGCATGGTGTTCGGGCTGCTCTGGAAGGGGGAGCCGCCGAAGGCCGCCGACATCTCGGCGAACCCGGAGCTCATGCGGGACTTCCGGCTGGTGCTGCTCGGCGTGCAGCTCGCGGCTATGGTGCTCGCCGGCGGCACCGCGAACTACCTCCTGTTCCGCCGAGCACGGGCCGCCATCATGCTCGCCGAGCAGCGCGCCCCGGACGCCGAGACGCTGGAGCTGATCCTCACCCGGCTGGGTCGGGTGAACGTCACCGGCGTCGTGGTGGTCGTCGTCATGATGGCCGTCGCGGGCCTCGTGATGTCCACCGGCTCGGCGCCCTGA
- a CDS encoding putative DNA modification/repair radical SAM protein gives MDTRRKLAILADAARFDAPCARRLPGAPGESSVPDQGICHAIAADGRTVALLKVLLTNHCIHDCAYCVNRRSADVERARFTVTEIVRLTLDLFRQGVIEGLFLSSGVMRSADFTMEQLTDVARTLRRDHGFAGYIHLKAIPEASPELLTEAGKWVDRLSVNVELPTQRHLDAIAPGRRLVTITRAMDRIRDGIAEAHEAQRRSVRAPSFAPAGQVTQMVVGADDATDAQILGTSAALYERQRLRRVYYGSYVPIVGAGDAVPDAAPPAAREHRLYQADWLLRHYGFAVDELVPDDAPNLDLDLDPKLAWALRHRDAFPADLNRATRRELLRVPGLGRMAVERILTARRWRRLRTTDLLTLHVPVARVLPFVHAADPNPALRLLDAPDLRDRLVRPRDQLDLFAAAG, from the coding sequence ATGGATACCCGACGCAAGCTCGCCATCCTCGCCGACGCCGCCCGATTCGACGCGCCCTGCGCGCGCCGACTGCCCGGCGCGCCCGGGGAGTCGTCCGTGCCCGACCAGGGCATCTGCCACGCGATCGCCGCCGACGGGCGGACGGTCGCGCTGCTCAAGGTGCTGCTCACGAACCACTGCATCCACGACTGCGCCTACTGCGTGAACCGCCGCTCCGCCGACGTCGAGCGGGCGCGGTTCACCGTGACCGAGATCGTGCGGCTCACGCTCGACCTCTTCCGGCAGGGCGTCATCGAGGGGCTGTTCCTGAGCTCGGGCGTGATGCGGAGCGCCGACTTCACGATGGAGCAGCTCACCGACGTCGCCCGCACGCTGCGGCGTGATCACGGCTTCGCCGGCTACATCCATCTGAAGGCGATCCCCGAGGCGAGCCCCGAGCTGCTCACGGAGGCCGGCAAGTGGGTGGACCGGCTCAGCGTGAACGTGGAGCTGCCGACCCAGCGGCACCTCGATGCCATCGCGCCGGGGCGGCGGCTCGTCACGATCACGCGCGCCATGGACCGCATCCGCGACGGCATCGCCGAGGCGCACGAGGCGCAGCGCCGCAGCGTGCGCGCACCGTCGTTCGCGCCCGCCGGGCAGGTGACCCAGATGGTGGTCGGCGCGGACGACGCCACCGACGCGCAGATCCTCGGGACGAGCGCCGCGCTGTACGAGCGGCAGCGGCTGCGCCGCGTGTACTACGGCTCGTACGTGCCGATCGTCGGCGCGGGGGACGCGGTGCCTGACGCCGCGCCGCCGGCCGCCCGCGAGCACCGCCTCTACCAGGCGGACTGGCTGCTCCGGCACTACGGGTTCGCCGTGGACGAGCTGGTGCCGGACGATGCGCCGAACCTCGACCTGGACCTGGACCCGAAGCTCGCGTGGGCGCTCCGTCATCGCGACGCGTTCCCCGCGGACCTCAACCGCGCGACGCGGCGCGAGCTGCTGCGCGTGCCGGGGCTCGGACGCATGGCCGTCGAGCGCATCCTCACCGCGCGCCGCTGGCGGCGCCTGCGCACCACCGACCTGCTCACGCTGCACGTCCCGGTCGCGCGCGTGCTGCCGTTCGTCCACGCCGCGGACCCGAACCCCGCGCTGCGCCTGCTCGACGCGCCCGACCTGCGCGACCGGCTGGTGCGCCCGCGCGACCAGCTCGATCTGTTCGCCGCCGCCGGTTAG
- a CDS encoding helix-turn-helix transcriptional regulator yields MSLRLRHQFLESPRGRIATLLRRSALTVDEIASALALSHNAVRVQLMAMERDGLVRRQGTRRGPTRPSAVYELTPELDQLLSRAYVPLLTHLVSALAERTTPEEFDRVMREAGRGFGRELVALVPDAPLDERVAAASRVLNAELGALTDVEHGAASLRIQGRGCPLAALTGKHPGVCHAIESVLVELLGDGAAVHECCDRSARPRCCFEIRASA; encoded by the coding sequence ATGTCGCTTCGCCTTCGCCACCAATTCCTCGAGAGCCCGCGCGGGCGGATCGCGACGCTCCTGCGCCGCAGCGCGCTGACGGTGGACGAGATCGCGTCCGCGCTCGCGCTGAGCCACAACGCGGTGCGCGTGCAGCTCATGGCGATGGAGCGCGACGGCCTCGTGCGGCGTCAGGGGACGCGCCGCGGACCGACGCGGCCGTCGGCGGTCTACGAGCTGACGCCGGAGCTCGACCAGCTGCTGTCGCGTGCCTACGTGCCGCTGCTCACGCATCTCGTGAGCGCGCTCGCCGAGCGCACCACGCCCGAGGAGTTCGACCGGGTGATGCGCGAGGCGGGACGCGGGTTCGGGCGCGAGCTCGTCGCGCTCGTGCCCGACGCGCCGCTCGACGAGCGCGTGGCCGCGGCGAGCCGGGTGCTGAACGCGGAGCTCGGCGCGCTCACCGACGTGGAGCACGGTGCGGCGTCGCTCAGGATCCAGGGACGCGGCTGTCCGCTCGCCGCGCTCACCGGCAAGCACCCCGGCGTCTGCCACGCGATCGAGAGCGTGCTGGTCGAGCTGCTCGGCGACGGTGCTGCCGTGCACGAGTGCTGCGACCGCAGCGCGCGGCCCCGCTGCTGCTTCGAGATCCGAGCGTCTGCCTGA
- a CDS encoding c-type cytochrome, which translates to MTRRPALVAVACAALTGALAACRQFPTVKPADEVQRQGRDIFRYDTFGDEQFWTDTARLHEVVEREIQPLEALGLGLKVDMDRLNLAKFILHNPLGVGGTKELLRENAVVGIKAEFEGKHIKRIGITCALCHSTVDNALLPGIGHRLDGWPNRDLKVGRILAMLPNFTEEQKAVLRTWPTGTYDPRFNFDGKSTPLVLPPAYGLAGVTNETYTAEGPISYWNAYVAVTQMHGHGNFSDPRLGVNIVQEPDMVTPKLAALRAYQHAIGAAPPPGALVNGSAARRGKAVFDANCARCHTADSLTDNNAGTLHAASETGMDPRYAERTTAKQYRTTPLRGLWQHAPYFHDGSARTLDDVVEHYDRALGLKLSGRQRKDLREYLKSL; encoded by the coding sequence ATGACTCGACGCCCGGCCCTCGTCGCGGTGGCGTGCGCAGCGCTCACCGGCGCACTCGCCGCCTGTCGCCAGTTCCCCACGGTGAAGCCCGCCGACGAGGTGCAGCGGCAGGGGCGCGACATCTTCCGCTACGACACGTTCGGCGACGAGCAGTTCTGGACCGACACGGCGCGGCTGCACGAGGTGGTCGAGCGGGAGATCCAACCCCTGGAGGCGCTCGGCCTCGGGCTAAAGGTCGACATGGATCGGCTCAACCTCGCGAAGTTCATCCTCCACAACCCGCTCGGTGTCGGCGGGACGAAGGAGCTGCTGCGCGAGAACGCGGTCGTCGGCATCAAGGCGGAGTTCGAGGGCAAGCACATCAAGCGCATCGGGATCACCTGCGCGCTGTGCCACTCCACCGTCGACAACGCGCTGCTCCCCGGCATCGGCCACCGGCTCGACGGGTGGCCCAACCGCGACCTGAAGGTCGGACGGATCCTCGCCATGCTCCCGAACTTCACCGAGGAGCAGAAGGCGGTGCTGCGCACCTGGCCGACGGGGACCTACGACCCGCGCTTCAACTTCGACGGCAAGAGCACGCCGCTCGTGCTGCCGCCCGCGTACGGCCTCGCCGGCGTGACCAACGAGACGTACACCGCGGAGGGGCCCATCTCGTACTGGAACGCGTACGTCGCCGTGACGCAGATGCACGGCCACGGCAACTTCTCCGACCCGCGGCTCGGCGTGAACATCGTGCAGGAGCCGGACATGGTGACGCCGAAGCTCGCCGCGCTGCGCGCCTACCAGCACGCGATCGGCGCCGCGCCGCCACCGGGCGCGCTCGTGAACGGCTCCGCCGCGCGCCGAGGCAAGGCGGTGTTCGACGCGAACTGCGCGCGGTGCCACACCGCGGACAGCCTCACCGACAACAACGCCGGCACGCTGCACGCCGCGTCGGAGACGGGGATGGATCCGCGGTACGCCGAGCGCACGACGGCGAAGCAGTACCGCACCACGCCGCTGCGCGGCCTCTGGCAGCACGCGCCGTACTTCCACGACGGCAGCGCGCGCACGCTCGACGACGTGGTGGAGCACTACGACCGGGCGCTCGGTCTCAAGCTGTCCGGCAGACAGCGGAAGGATCTGCGCGAGTACCTCAAGTCGCTCTGA
- a CDS encoding outer membrane beta-barrel protein, whose translation MRRCGRIGMALGASLAASVAGAQRPLMVGLAGGVTVPQGALADGVETGWHGLGTFALGSPMQPLGLRLDAAYNRFGFKGTTASSVSSASQSVTSGTLNVTYRMPAWRTAFSPYVIAGAGAYHLACSGDARCGTATKFGWNAGLGTKLTGLGLRTFLEARFHSVAEPGADLHYFPVTLGLLF comes from the coding sequence ATGCGGCGCTGTGGTCGGATCGGCATGGCGTTAGGCGCATCGCTCGCGGCGTCGGTCGCCGGCGCGCAGCGTCCCCTGATGGTGGGCCTCGCGGGCGGCGTGACGGTGCCGCAGGGCGCGCTCGCCGACGGCGTGGAGACCGGCTGGCACGGGTTGGGCACGTTCGCGCTCGGCTCGCCGATGCAGCCGTTAGGCCTTCGCCTCGACGCGGCGTACAACCGGTTCGGCTTCAAGGGCACGACCGCGTCGAGCGTGTCGAGCGCGTCGCAGTCGGTCACGTCGGGCACGCTGAACGTGACGTACCGGATGCCGGCGTGGCGGACGGCGTTCTCGCCGTACGTGATCGCGGGCGCCGGCGCGTACCACCTCGCGTGCTCGGGCGACGCGCGGTGCGGCACGGCGACCAAGTTCGGATGGAACGCGGGGCTTGGCACGAAGCTCACGGGGCTCGGGCTCCGCACGTTCCTCGAGGCCCGCTTCCACAGCGTCGCCGAGCCGGGAGCCGACCTGCACTACTTCCCGGTGACGCTCGGGCTCCTGTTCTAG
- a CDS encoding inorganic diphosphatase yields MPELHPLLRLPPRTDEGTVNVVVETPGGSVHKLSFDDERGVFVLKKSLPVGMTFPHDFGFVPRTKAGDGDPIDVLVLHDGPTLPGVVVEARLVGVIEAEQREKGGPPQRNDRLIAVGVKSRTFGRVHELTQLPRELVDDLERFFVSYSTALGKELRPLGRAGAERAEALLDEAVAKR; encoded by the coding sequence ATGCCGGAACTGCATCCGCTCCTCCGCCTTCCTCCGCGCACGGACGAGGGCACCGTGAACGTGGTCGTGGAGACGCCCGGCGGCAGCGTGCACAAGCTGAGCTTCGATGACGAGCGCGGGGTGTTCGTGCTCAAGAAGTCGCTGCCGGTGGGGATGACGTTCCCGCACGACTTCGGCTTCGTGCCGCGCACGAAGGCCGGCGACGGCGACCCGATCGACGTGCTCGTGCTGCACGACGGTCCCACGCTGCCCGGCGTCGTCGTCGAGGCGCGGCTCGTCGGCGTCATCGAGGCGGAGCAGCGCGAGAAGGGCGGCCCGCCGCAGCGCAACGACCGGCTCATCGCCGTGGGCGTGAAGTCGCGCACGTTCGGACGCGTTCACGAGCTCACGCAGCTCCCGCGCGAGCTGGTGGACGACCTCGAGCGCTTCTTCGTCTCGTACAGCACCGCGCTCGGCAAGGAGCTCCGACCCCTGGGCCGCGCCGGCGCGGAGCGCGCGGAGGCGCTGCTCGACGAGGCGGTCGCGAAGCGTTAG
- a CDS encoding outer membrane beta-barrel protein has translation MHRSIVNARSVAVLALALVAAPLGAQQRQPAAAQKATVFDVTPYAGYMHFGDIINGPLGTSLKSANAPVVGAQLGLSMGPNVGLVGNVAYGSSNLQVGVPILGGVNIGGTSKHVIYDADVELRMPMQSAGAAQQFTPFAQLGVGAITTKFQESVVKTSSTSFAGNLGAGVDVTVGRGFGVRAMVKDYVGRFDALDNTGLPVKGNTTNNIAGSVGLRLSF, from the coding sequence ATGCATCGGTCCATCGTCAACGCCCGCTCGGTCGCCGTGCTGGCCCTCGCCCTCGTCGCCGCGCCGCTCGGCGCGCAGCAGCGTCAGCCGGCCGCCGCACAGAAGGCGACGGTGTTCGACGTGACGCCCTACGCGGGCTACATGCATTTCGGCGACATCATCAACGGCCCGCTCGGCACGAGCCTGAAGAGCGCGAACGCGCCCGTCGTCGGCGCGCAGCTCGGGCTCTCGATGGGGCCCAACGTCGGTCTCGTCGGCAACGTCGCGTACGGCTCGTCGAACCTGCAGGTCGGCGTGCCGATCCTCGGCGGCGTGAACATCGGCGGCACGAGCAAGCACGTGATCTACGATGCCGACGTCGAGCTCCGCATGCCCATGCAGAGCGCCGGCGCCGCGCAGCAGTTCACGCCGTTCGCGCAGCTCGGCGTGGGCGCGATCACGACGAAGTTCCAGGAGTCGGTCGTGAAGACGTCGTCCACCAGCTTCGCCGGCAACCTCGGCGCCGGCGTCGACGTCACCGTCGGACGCGGCTTCGGCGTGCGCGCGATGGTGAAGGACTACGTCGGCCGGTTCGACGCGCTCGACAACACCGGCCTGCCGGTGAAGGGCAACACGACGAACAACATCGCCGGAAGCGTCGGGCTCCGCCTGTCGTTCTGA
- a CDS encoding OsmC family protein, with translation MKITLLSDDSIRYEPAPGLLTIDADSAERQYSPFHMLGSSLAVCTFSVLASWATHANIPFDDLVIDVSWTFAEKPHRLDTVKLAFTWKSLPPNRLEAAKRAAALCPIHATLSHGHTAVSVEGAVA, from the coding sequence GTGAAGATCACGCTCCTGTCCGACGACTCCATCCGCTACGAGCCCGCGCCGGGCCTGCTGACGATCGACGCCGATTCGGCCGAGCGGCAGTACTCGCCGTTCCACATGCTCGGCAGCTCGCTCGCCGTGTGCACGTTCTCCGTGCTCGCGTCGTGGGCGACGCACGCGAACATCCCGTTCGACGACCTCGTGATCGACGTGTCGTGGACGTTCGCCGAGAAGCCGCATCGGCTCGACACGGTGAAGCTCGCGTTCACGTGGAAGAGCCTTCCGCCGAACCGGCTCGAGGCCGCGAAGCGCGCCGCCGCGCTCTGCCCGATCCACGCGACGCTGTCGCACGGCCACACGGCGGTGAGCGTCGAGGGCGCGGTCGCGTGA